CACCACGCCGTTGCGTTGCCGGCGACCGGCAGCATCATGAGCCAGAAGCTCTGTGGCAGCCAAACAGGAGCGGGGCAGCCCTGGACGGCGGATTTCCCACAGACGGCTTCAAACTGACGCTCTTTTTACAGATAGAGTCTTTTTGGTCTAAAATGACGGAGTCACGGGCGGTTAGCTCAGCTGGTTAGAGCGCCTGCTTTACACGCAGGATGTCACAGAATCCTGTACTGCCCCTGTATTCAGCTTCAAATCCTCTGTCATCCTCCTTTCAATTTTCCTATAGTTAGGATATCTACAGGCTAACGCCTAGCTACGCCAACTGTCAACGCCTCACGTTCAATAACATGCGGGGCTTTAGTGGTCGTAATTAGCTCTATTGTTGTTTTTTGTTAACTTTGTAATATCACTAAATAGTTCTCTATTATGCCCCCCCGATGTTATAAAAAAGGGAGCGTTGTTTTGTACGAGCCATGGATGTGTCTTCCGCATTTGACAACACAATTTTCAGGATTCGCGGCGACTGAAAAATTCCCCTCTTCAGAATCATTTGGAATACAAAAACCCGATTTCTGTAATTTTTAAAGGTAAATATTATTCCATTCTTAAGCCCCAAAAAAGCAAAAGCCAGTTTAAGCAAAAGCCAATTTAGAAATGTTAAATCTTGCCATAAAGCCATAATCCCCTAAAACATAATGTTTTTGTGGCTTTTTATTTTTATAACAATTGTTTTATTATATGCCATATTACGTATGTTTTATTAAACATAAAGCCAGAATTGGGTCTTGACATACTAAGAACACTTGTGGTATAGTGGTAGGGTCTTAAAAACGACGCTCAATCATACCCAAGTAGGGCTCAATTCATTGAATAACGCTGAAAAATGAATTGATGAAGGATAGGAAATGAACGAGAACTTAAAAGCTATTAGGTCGAGTGGAACAAATTTTGGGTATTGCATCAACTGTTATAACGGTTGTGAGCATGGGTGTCTCTATTGTTATGGACGGATAGCGAGAAAAATGAACGCGACAAAATGGGCATCGGCTGAACCAAGATTATCAGTTGTTGATGGCCTTAAGAGTGATATAAAAAGATTAAATAACGACCCAATCGCGAAACAGGCCATTAAAGATATAATGGTTTGCTCGGTGACTGACTGCTATCAGCCTTTGGAATTAGAGCACCGCCTGACCCGCCAAGTCGTTGAATTGCTTAGAGCCAATGACCTGCCCTTTACGATACTTACAAAGAGCGTGCTGGTGTTGAGGGATATGGATGTGTTTAGCGGGTATGATAAATGCAGGGTTGGCTTGACCATAACCACGCTTGATGAAACCTACCGCAAACAGCTGGAACCGAATACATCGCGAACTTGTGACAAAATTTTTGCGCTTGAAGAGCTGCACAAGCACGGTGTATCGACCTATTGCTCAGTTGAACCCAT
This Dehalogenimonas sp. THU2 DNA region includes the following protein-coding sequences:
- a CDS encoding radical SAM protein → MNENLKAIRSSGTNFGYCINCYNGCEHGCLYCYGRIARKMNATKWASAEPRLSVVDGLKSDIKRLNNDPIAKQAIKDIMVCSVTDCYQPLELEHRLTRQVVELLRANDLPFTILTKSVLVLRDMDVFSGYDKCRVGLTITTLDETYRKQLEPNTSRTCDKIFALEELHKHGVSTYCSVEPITPCPASNPKEIVKRFAPGVVDLFEFGMWTPKIQKAIPMLRYDEKYLVSVMQD